From one Catenuloplanes nepalensis genomic stretch:
- a CDS encoding copper transporter — protein sequence MINFRYHVVSLTAVFLALAIGLVVGTAALNGPAVDALDGQVQKLSKDNSQLRESVGQLQDEVNSQEDFAVGAAPMLLGGKLTGRRVALVVLPTGGDYAEQLRTMLATAGATVTGRVDVRESFTDPDNSVNLLDLAHRAVQTSLPAAGLPSNADGVETSAALLATALYDRTPPATDSDRNAVLAAYAAANYITIEDDKVAGPAEAVVIVGGLPPTDDRADEKNTSTVTLVAQFDAAGKLAVGGNGVGDGNVVAAIRGDAALSKTIATVDNVNTAQGSVVTCLALTDLLATNKVGHYGLGAGATSILPTPAQ from the coding sequence GTGATCAATTTCCGTTACCACGTCGTGTCGCTGACTGCGGTCTTCCTCGCGCTGGCGATCGGGCTGGTGGTCGGCACCGCCGCGCTGAACGGGCCGGCCGTCGACGCGCTGGACGGCCAGGTGCAGAAGCTCAGCAAGGACAACAGCCAGCTGCGGGAGAGCGTCGGCCAGCTGCAGGACGAGGTCAACTCGCAGGAGGACTTCGCGGTCGGTGCGGCGCCGATGCTGCTCGGTGGCAAGCTGACCGGCCGGCGGGTGGCGCTGGTGGTGCTGCCGACCGGTGGCGACTACGCGGAGCAGCTGCGCACGATGCTGGCCACGGCCGGCGCGACCGTGACCGGGCGGGTCGACGTCCGGGAGAGCTTCACCGATCCGGACAACAGCGTGAACCTGCTGGACCTGGCGCACCGCGCGGTGCAGACCTCGCTGCCCGCGGCCGGGCTGCCGAGCAACGCGGACGGCGTGGAGACCTCGGCGGCGCTGCTGGCGACCGCGCTCTACGACCGGACGCCGCCGGCCACGGACTCGGACCGGAACGCGGTGCTGGCGGCGTACGCGGCCGCGAACTACATCACGATCGAGGACGACAAGGTCGCAGGCCCCGCCGAGGCCGTCGTGATCGTGGGCGGGCTGCCGCCGACCGACGACCGCGCGGACGAGAAGAACACGTCCACGGTGACGCTGGTGGCGCAGTTCGACGCGGCCGGGAAGCTGGCCGTGGGCGGCAACGGCGTCGGCGACGGCAACGTGGTGGCGGCGATCCGCGGCGACGCGGCGCTGTCCAAGACGATCGCGACCGTGGACAACGTGAACACCGCGCAGGGCTCGGTCGTCACCTGCCTGGCACTGACCGACCTGCTCGCCACGAACAAGGTCGGCCACTACGGACTCGGCGCGGGCGCCACGTCGATACTGCCCACTCCCGCTCAGTGA
- the steA gene encoding putative cytokinetic ring protein SteA, whose translation MRLPTLRRTRAAEPGTIAGIARLDRRTKRLTGRLRPGDIAVIDHVDLDRVAADSLVAVGVAAVLNAKPSISGRYPNLGPEVLVKAGIPLLDDLGEGLFQQVREGDSVRIDGNTVYAGSEALVHGTRQDAETVAAAMADAREGLSVQLEAFAANTMDYLKQERDLLLDGVGVPEIETRIDKRHVLIVVRGYDYKADLDVLRPYIREYRPVLIGVDGGADALIEAGYTPDMIIGDMDSVSDDVLRCGAEIVVHAYPDGRAPGLPRVHQLGVPAITFPAAATSEDIALLLADEKGAELIVAVGTHYTLVEFLDKGRGGMASTFLTRLRVGGKLVDAKGVSRLYKQTIPGSSLLLLAGSAIAAMTAAVTVSTVGKAYLGVVSEWWDNLVFQLGQLF comes from the coding sequence ATGCGTCTACCCACTCTCCGCCGCACCCGGGCCGCCGAACCCGGGACCATCGCCGGCATCGCCCGGCTCGATCGGCGCACCAAGCGGCTCACCGGGCGCCTGCGTCCGGGTGACATCGCCGTGATCGACCACGTCGATCTCGATCGTGTCGCCGCCGACTCGCTTGTCGCGGTCGGCGTGGCCGCGGTGCTGAACGCGAAGCCGTCGATCTCCGGCCGGTATCCGAACCTCGGCCCCGAGGTGCTGGTGAAGGCCGGCATCCCGCTGCTCGACGATCTGGGCGAGGGACTGTTCCAGCAGGTCCGTGAGGGCGACTCGGTGCGGATCGACGGAAACACGGTGTACGCCGGGTCCGAGGCGCTGGTGCACGGGACGCGGCAGGACGCGGAGACCGTGGCGGCGGCCATGGCGGACGCGCGCGAAGGGCTGTCGGTGCAGCTCGAGGCGTTCGCGGCGAACACCATGGACTACCTCAAGCAGGAACGTGATCTGCTGCTCGACGGCGTGGGCGTGCCGGAGATCGAGACGAGGATCGACAAGCGGCACGTGCTGATCGTGGTGCGGGGTTACGACTACAAGGCCGACCTGGATGTGCTCCGGCCGTATATCCGGGAGTACCGGCCGGTGCTGATCGGCGTGGACGGCGGCGCGGACGCGCTGATCGAGGCGGGCTACACGCCCGACATGATCATCGGGGACATGGACTCGGTGAGCGACGACGTGCTGCGCTGCGGTGCGGAGATCGTCGTGCATGCCTACCCGGACGGGCGGGCGCCGGGGCTGCCGCGCGTGCACCAGCTGGGGGTCCCGGCGATCACGTTCCCGGCCGCGGCGACGAGCGAGGACATCGCGCTGCTGCTGGCGGACGAGAAGGGCGCCGAGCTGATCGTGGCGGTGGGCACCCACTACACGCTGGTCGAGTTCCTGGACAAGGGGCGCGGCGGCATGGCGTCGACGTTCCTGACCCGGCTGCGGGTCGGCGGCAAGCTGGTCGACGCGAAGGGCGTGAGCCGGCTCTACAAGCAGACCATCCCGGGCTCGTCGCTGCTGCTGCTGGCCGGGTCGGCGATCGCGGCGATGACGGCCGCGGTGACGGTCTCCACCGTGGGCAAGGCGTACCTCGGTGTGGTCTCCGAGTGGTGGGACAATCTGGTGTTCCAGCTCGGTCAGCTGTTCTAA
- the murJ gene encoding murein biosynthesis integral membrane protein MurJ — protein sequence MRSRTVVGAAALIAVLTVVSRVAGFARTTVFAWTVGPTDLGDTYLAANTLPNIIFELVAGGVLASLVVPLLAKPVEDGDRERVGRITSALLGWVLVLLIPVAVVVALAAGPLVTLIMPEASPAELATGARMLRVFAPQLPLYGVGVVLTGVLQAHRRFAWPVIAPLLSSITVIAVYAAFALTEGPRTGIAEVSRTGESVLSVGTTCGVVVLSGCLLIPVIGLRLPIRVTLSLPDDSRRQIVTLGWAGLVTVGAQQLALLVVIGQASGGPDGSTVLFNLAQTVFLLPWAVLAVPLATAAYPSLTVADDRAYTDLLARTARQITLISCLGAAGLVAVAIPAAGLLAGDPALAKGIVAFAPGLIGYGLFALLSRALYARGRAPAVAAATAVGWAVVAALAFTLANTTAPEDRVLVLGLAHTAGMLVLGVLLLAAVRRTAGPDALAGLARTLPAGLLGAITAGTAGYALAALTDPTPAPGFAMLQGMLCGFVGVAVFLGVALVLDRDQVTKLARRGGARPGAPESGTLPDGENDARTPAARDGGDRT from the coding sequence GTGAGGTCCCGGACCGTCGTCGGAGCCGCCGCACTGATCGCGGTGCTCACCGTGGTGAGCCGCGTGGCGGGCTTCGCGCGGACCACCGTGTTCGCCTGGACGGTCGGCCCGACCGACCTGGGCGACACCTACCTGGCGGCGAACACGCTGCCGAACATCATCTTCGAGTTGGTCGCCGGCGGCGTGCTGGCCAGTCTGGTCGTACCGCTGCTGGCGAAGCCGGTCGAGGACGGCGACCGGGAGCGGGTCGGCCGGATCACCTCGGCGCTGCTCGGCTGGGTGCTGGTGCTGCTGATCCCGGTCGCGGTCGTGGTCGCGCTGGCCGCCGGCCCGCTGGTCACGCTGATCATGCCGGAGGCGTCACCGGCCGAGCTGGCGACCGGCGCGCGCATGCTGCGGGTGTTCGCGCCGCAGCTGCCGCTCTACGGCGTCGGCGTGGTGCTCACCGGCGTGCTGCAGGCGCACCGCCGCTTCGCCTGGCCGGTCATCGCGCCGCTGCTGTCCAGCATCACGGTGATCGCGGTCTACGCCGCGTTCGCGCTCACCGAGGGGCCGCGGACGGGCATCGCGGAGGTGTCCCGTACCGGCGAATCGGTGTTGTCCGTGGGCACGACCTGTGGGGTCGTGGTGCTCTCCGGTTGCCTGCTGATCCCCGTCATCGGACTGCGGCTGCCGATCAGGGTCACGCTGAGCCTGCCGGACGACTCCCGGCGGCAGATCGTCACGCTCGGCTGGGCCGGGCTGGTCACGGTGGGCGCGCAGCAACTGGCGCTGCTGGTCGTGATCGGTCAGGCGAGCGGCGGCCCGGACGGCAGCACGGTGCTGTTCAACCTCGCGCAGACCGTGTTCCTGCTGCCCTGGGCCGTGCTCGCGGTACCGCTGGCGACCGCGGCCTACCCGAGCCTGACGGTCGCGGACGACCGGGCGTACACAGACCTCCTGGCCCGAACCGCGCGGCAGATCACGCTGATCAGCTGCCTGGGCGCGGCGGGACTCGTGGCCGTGGCGATTCCCGCCGCCGGACTGCTGGCCGGTGATCCCGCACTGGCGAAGGGCATCGTCGCGTTCGCGCCCGGACTGATCGGATACGGACTCTTCGCGCTGCTGTCCCGCGCGCTCTACGCCCGGGGCCGCGCGCCCGCCGTGGCCGCCGCGACCGCCGTCGGCTGGGCCGTCGTCGCCGCGCTGGCGTTCACGCTGGCGAACACCACCGCTCCGGAGGACCGCGTGCTCGTGCTCGGCCTCGCACACACCGCCGGCATGCTGGTGCTCGGCGTGCTGCTGCTGGCCGCGGTCCGCCGCACGGCCGGCCCGGACGCGCTCGCCGGGCTCGCCCGCACGCTCCCGGCCGGGCTTCTCGGTGCGATCACCGCGGGCACGGCCGGGTACGCGCTGGCGGCGCTCACCGACCCCACCCCGGCGCCCGGCTTCGCAATGTTGCAAGGCATGCTGTGCGGGTTCGTCGGGGTCGCGGTGTTCCTCGGTGTCGCCCTCGTGCTCGACCGGGACCAGGTCACGAAACTCGCCCGGCGTGGCGGCGCGCGGCCCGGCGCGCCCGAGTCGGGTACCTTGCCGGACGGTGAGAACGACGCGCGGACTCCCGCCGCGCGGGACGGAGGGGACCGCACGTGA